The Eubacteriaceae bacterium Marseille-Q4139 genome has a window encoding:
- a CDS encoding HU family DNA-binding protein, giving the protein MNKTELIAAVAERAELSKKDAEKAVKAFTDVVAEELVKGEKIQLVGFGTFEVSERKEREGRNPKSGEKMTISASRTPKFKAGKALKDQVNA; this is encoded by the coding sequence ATGAACAAGACAGAACTAATCGCAGCAGTGGCAGAAAGAGCAGAACTCTCCAAGAAAGATGCAGAAAAAGCAGTTAAGGCTTTTACTGATGTTGTAGCAGAAGAATTAGTGAAGGGTGAGAAGATCCAGCTTGTAGGCTTTGGTACATTTGAAGTTTCTGAGAGAAAGGAAAGAGAAGGAAGAAACCCGAAGAGCGGTGAGAAGATGACGATCTCTGCTTCCAGAACTCCGAAATTCAAAGCAGGAAAGGCTCTCAAGGATCAGGTAAACGCATAA
- a CDS encoding septum formation initiator family protein, with amino-acid sequence MKENRNRRKRKTAQNGWSNRMALIGITMVVLSLAVVVNIGAASLREKNLEYEAREQSLRKTLASEENRAAELEEYRIYVQTKQYIEKVAKEKLGLVNKDEILLKPGENK; translated from the coding sequence ATGAAAGAAAACCGCAACAGGAGGAAACGGAAGACAGCGCAGAACGGATGGAGCAACCGCATGGCCCTGATCGGCATCACGATGGTGGTACTGAGCCTTGCAGTCGTCGTCAACATCGGTGCGGCTTCTTTGCGGGAAAAAAACCTCGAGTACGAGGCAAGGGAGCAGAGTCTTCGGAAAACCCTGGCCAGTGAGGAGAACCGGGCCGCGGAGTTAGAGGAGTACCGGATCTACGTCCAAACGAAGCAGTATATCGAAAAAGTGGCAAAGGAAAAGCTCGGCCTCGTCAATAAAGATGAGATTTTGTTAAAGCCGGGAGAAAACAAGTAG
- a CDS encoding SpoIIE family protein phosphatase codes for MAESLCGLAKTFGDASREPGLSREDGLAALETAAAVVCGSCEKCGLRKKAQEEEDGEGYYLYYLLRTFEKKGCIDYEDMPRRFLETCRRKPDYMGELNRNLGRATMNLSWKNRFLESRDAVMVQFQEMAGILEEFSEQMEKAFDITETDGAKLREAFRRRRVAAENLMVLQYEGQRREVFMTARTMNGRCMTARDAAELVGHAMKGRWRPARDGKTLITRNPAAFRFLEEGKYRILFGSARTPREGEEISGDSFTFKSGLPGQAIMSLSDGMGSGRLANEDSEKVIELTEQLLETGFSARAALKLVNTVLLLTGGNERPATLDLGLVDLYAGVLEAMKLGAAATFVISHDEVEILESEHVPAGIVNPVEPVLLSRKLWDGDRIVMVSDGILEAMPGTDKEGTFRDFLSGLLEAGPQETAEMILTFALSFEGQPMDDMTVLVGGVYER; via the coding sequence ATGGCGGAGTCCCTTTGCGGGCTGGCAAAAACCTTCGGTGACGCGTCGCGGGAGCCGGGGCTTTCCAGGGAGGACGGGCTGGCAGCGCTCGAGACGGCGGCGGCCGTGGTCTGCGGGAGCTGTGAGAAATGCGGCCTGCGTAAGAAGGCGCAGGAGGAAGAAGACGGGGAAGGCTATTACCTCTATTATCTGCTGCGGACGTTTGAGAAAAAGGGATGCATTGATTATGAGGACATGCCGAGGCGTTTTTTGGAGACGTGCAGGCGGAAGCCGGATTATATGGGGGAGTTAAACCGGAACCTGGGGCGGGCCACCATGAACCTTTCCTGGAAAAACAGGTTCCTTGAGAGCCGCGACGCCGTCATGGTGCAGTTTCAGGAGATGGCCGGGATTCTGGAGGAGTTTTCCGAGCAGATGGAAAAGGCGTTTGACATAACGGAGACAGACGGGGCAAAGCTTCGTGAGGCGTTCCGCAGGCGGCGCGTTGCGGCGGAAAACCTGATGGTTCTCCAGTATGAGGGACAGCGGCGCGAGGTTTTTATGACGGCAAGGACGATGAACGGGCGCTGCATGACGGCCCGCGATGCGGCGGAGCTGGTGGGTCATGCGATGAAGGGGCGCTGGCGCCCGGCCCGGGACGGGAAGACGTTAATTACCAGGAATCCGGCGGCGTTCCGGTTTTTGGAAGAGGGAAAATACAGGATTCTGTTCGGCTCAGCCAGGACGCCGAGGGAAGGCGAGGAGATTTCCGGCGACAGCTTCACCTTTAAGAGCGGGCTTCCCGGGCAGGCCATCATGAGCCTGTCCGACGGTATGGGGAGCGGCCGTCTTGCAAACGAGGACAGCGAAAAGGTCATCGAGCTTACGGAACAGCTTTTAGAGACGGGTTTTTCAGCCAGGGCGGCGTTAAAGCTGGTGAACACGGTGCTTCTTCTCACTGGCGGGAACGAGCGGCCGGCCACGCTGGATCTGGGGCTCGTGGATCTCTACGCCGGCGTTCTGGAGGCCATGAAGCTCGGCGCGGCGGCGACGTTTGTCATCAGCCATGACGAAGTGGAGATTTTGGAGTCAGAGCATGTGCCGGCGGGGATTGTAAATCCGGTGGAACCGGTGCTCCTTTCGAGGAAGCTGTGGGACGGCGACAGGATTGTGATGGTCAGCGACGGGATTTTGGAGGCAATGCCGGGAACCGATAAGGAGGGGACATTCCGCGATTTTCTATCCGGGCTTTTGGAGGCAGGCCCCCAGGAGACGGCGGAGATGATCCTGACGTTTGCGCTCTCCTTTGAGGGGCAGCCCATGGACGACATGACGGTGCTGGTGGGCGGCGTGTACGAGCGGTAG
- a CDS encoding P-II family nitrogen regulator, which translates to MSELYLMTTISDRNQIRRFLLFYKEYGVSVVLTALGRGTASSEMLDYFGLEASEKAVLFSVVTDTVWKKVKSGLEKNLRIDIPGMGIVFTVPLSSIGGKKQLEFLTDGQEFVKGEESELKNTKYELLMVIANQGYTEVIMDAAREAGASGGTAIHAKGTGMERAERFLGVSIAAEKEIIFIVAKSAEKNAIMKSIMEQAGMASKAKAIVFSVPVTDTAGMRLIEALEEEDNA; encoded by the coding sequence ATGAGTGAATTATATTTAATGACTACAATCAGCGACAGGAACCAGATCCGGCGTTTCCTGCTGTTTTATAAAGAGTACGGCGTTTCTGTGGTACTGACTGCGCTGGGAAGAGGGACGGCGTCCTCGGAGATGTTAGACTATTTCGGACTGGAGGCGTCGGAAAAGGCTGTCCTGTTTTCCGTCGTCACGGACACGGTCTGGAAAAAGGTAAAGAGCGGCCTTGAGAAAAACTTAAGGATTGACATCCCCGGCATGGGAATCGTGTTCACCGTCCCCTTAAGCAGCATCGGGGGGAAAAAGCAGCTTGAGTTCCTGACAGACGGCCAGGAATTTGTGAAAGGGGAAGAGAGCGAATTGAAGAATACAAAGTATGAGCTTTTGATGGTAATTGCCAATCAGGGATATACGGAAGTGATTATGGACGCCGCCAGGGAAGCCGGCGCTTCCGGCGGAACGGCCATCCATGCCAAGGGAACCGGCATGGAGCGGGCAGAGCGGTTCCTCGGCGTTTCCATTGCCGCGGAGAAGGAGATTATCTTCATCGTTGCCAAGAGCGCAGAAAAGAACGCGATCATGAAGTCCATCATGGAGCAGGCCGGCATGGCATCCAAGGCGAAAGCCATCGTCTTCTCCGTCCCGGTTACGGATACGGCCGGCATGCGGTTAATCGAAGCGCTGGAAGAAGAGGACAATGCATAA
- a CDS encoding RNA-binding S4 domain-containing protein produces MRLDKFLKVSRLIKRRTVANEACDAGRVSVNGKPAKASVSVKQGDIIEIQFGTKAVKVEVLDVQETVKKEGAGDLYRYI; encoded by the coding sequence ATGAGATTAGATAAATTCCTTAAGGTGTCCCGCCTGATTAAAAGGCGGACGGTGGCCAACGAGGCCTGCGATGCAGGGCGGGTGTCGGTCAACGGAAAGCCGGCAAAGGCGTCCGTAAGCGTAAAGCAGGGGGACATCATTGAAATCCAGTTCGGCACAAAGGCCGTGAAGGTGGAAGTCCTCGATGTCCAGGAGACCGTGAAAAAAGAAGGCGCCGGGGATTTGTACCGTTATATTTAA
- the hpt gene encoding hypoxanthine phosphoribosyltransferase: MAEKIRVLLSEEEVDKRICEVAEQINRDYAGKAVHLICILKGGVFFTCELAKRLTMPVSLDFMSVSSYGSGTESSGVVKIIKDLDEPLEGKNVLIVEDIIDSGRTLAYLIEILQKRGPKQIELCTLLDKPERRVKKQVQVKYTCFAIPDEFVVGYGLDYDQKYRNLPFIGVVEQE, from the coding sequence ATGGCTGAAAAAATTCGGGTGTTGCTGAGTGAAGAGGAAGTAGATAAGAGGATCTGCGAGGTAGCAGAACAGATCAACCGTGATTATGCAGGAAAGGCAGTTCACCTGATCTGTATTTTAAAGGGCGGCGTATTCTTTACCTGTGAGCTGGCAAAGCGCCTTACGATGCCGGTTTCCCTGGACTTTATGTCGGTTTCCAGCTATGGGAGCGGCACGGAGTCTTCCGGCGTTGTGAAGATTATCAAAGACCTGGATGAGCCGTTGGAGGGAAAAAATGTCCTGATTGTGGAGGATATCATCGACTCCGGCAGGACGCTTGCGTACCTGATTGAAATTTTACAGAAGAGGGGGCCGAAGCAGATCGAGCTCTGCACGCTTCTTGACAAGCCGGAAAGACGTGTGAAAAAGCAGGTACAGGTAAAATATACATGTTTTGCGATCCCGGATGAGTTTGTGGTGGGCTATGGCCTGGATTACGACCAGAAATACCGCAATCTGCCGTTCATCGGAGTCGTGGAGCAGGAATAA
- the yabP gene encoding sporulation protein YabP, producing the protein MEEKLGVSHRLTLNNRDRGNLTGILDVISFNESQIVLDTDMGLLTIRGKDLHVSRLSLEKGEIDIEGRTDSFTYSSNESIRKAGQSFLSRLFK; encoded by the coding sequence ATGGAAGAGAAGCTTGGCGTATCCCACAGACTGACCCTGAACAACCGCGACAGGGGGAACCTGACCGGGATTCTGGACGTGATTTCTTTTAACGAGAGCCAGATTGTCCTGGACACGGACATGGGCCTTCTTACGATTCGGGGAAAAGACCTCCATGTCAGCAGGCTTTCACTGGAAAAGGGCGAAATCGACATCGAGGGGCGGACGGACAGCTTCACCTACTCTTCAAACGAAAGCATCCGGAAGGCCGGTCAGTCGTTCCTTTCCCGCCTGTTCAAGTAG
- a CDS encoding DUF1538 domain-containing protein has product MLKAKWKEAFEAVWPIIMIVLILSFCLVPMSTSILLCFLMGTVFLLVGMMFFTLGAELAMTPMGSMVGTSLTKKRSLPLMVIAGFLLGFIITISEPDLQVLAELVPAIPNMTLILAVACGVGVFLVIAILRMLFSVALPPLLMIFYAIVFILAFFVPKEFLSVAFDSGGVTTGPMTVPFIMAFGVGISSIRSDRHAADDSFGLVSLCSIGPVLAVMVLGMIYNPDSREYVPPVIPELTDSMDMWHLFAVELPTYMMEIAGALLPILLFFAVFQIAALKLTKKKLIRIIIGLLYTYVGLVLFLTGVNVGFVPAGNYLGQALAGLRYPQILIPLAMLIGYFIVRAEPAVYVLNKQVEEITDGAISEKAIGMSLSIGVAVSLGLAMIRVFTGISLLWFMIPGYAIALGISFFVPKIYTAIAFDSGGVASGPMTTAFLLPLAQGACLALGGDVVTDAFGVVAMVAMTPLITIQLLGLVSQLKTRPQKEAVPVQGAAHAYELLADDAIIEL; this is encoded by the coding sequence ATGCTGAAGGCAAAGTGGAAAGAGGCCTTTGAAGCCGTATGGCCGATCATCATGATCGTGCTGATCCTTTCTTTCTGCCTCGTGCCCATGTCGACGAGCATTCTGCTCTGTTTCCTGATGGGGACGGTCTTTCTTCTGGTGGGGATGATGTTTTTCACGCTCGGCGCTGAGCTTGCCATGACGCCCATGGGCAGTATGGTGGGAACCAGCCTGACAAAGAAGCGGAGCCTGCCGTTAATGGTGATTGCCGGCTTCCTCCTGGGTTTTATTATCACCATCTCGGAGCCGGATCTTCAGGTTCTGGCAGAGCTGGTGCCGGCAATCCCGAACATGACGTTAATCCTGGCTGTGGCCTGCGGTGTCGGCGTGTTCCTTGTGATTGCCATCCTGAGAATGCTGTTTTCTGTGGCACTGCCGCCGCTTCTTATGATTTTTTATGCCATTGTTTTCATACTGGCGTTTTTCGTGCCGAAGGAGTTTTTAAGCGTGGCTTTTGACTCCGGCGGCGTGACGACCGGCCCGATGACGGTTCCGTTTATCATGGCCTTCGGTGTCGGTATTTCCTCGATCCGAAGCGACCGCCATGCAGCGGACGACAGCTTCGGCCTTGTATCGCTTTGTTCCATTGGCCCGGTGCTGGCCGTTATGGTGCTCGGTATGATTTATAACCCGGACAGCCGCGAGTATGTGCCGCCGGTGATTCCGGAGCTGACGGATTCCATGGATATGTGGCATTTGTTTGCCGTGGAGCTTCCAACCTACATGATGGAGATCGCAGGCGCGCTCCTGCCGATTCTTCTGTTTTTTGCCGTTTTCCAGATCGCTGCGCTGAAGCTGACGAAAAAGAAGCTGATCCGCATTATCATTGGACTTTTGTACACATATGTCGGCCTCGTGCTGTTCCTTACCGGCGTAAACGTCGGTTTTGTGCCGGCCGGAAACTACCTGGGCCAGGCCCTTGCCGGTCTCCGGTACCCGCAGATTTTGATTCCGCTTGCCATGCTGATCGGCTATTTCATTGTCCGGGCAGAGCCGGCAGTGTATGTTTTAAATAAGCAGGTCGAGGAGATCACCGACGGCGCCATCTCAGAAAAGGCCATCGGCATGAGCCTTTCCATCGGCGTGGCCGTTTCTCTGGGCCTTGCCATGATCCGGGTATTTACGGGAATCTCCCTTCTCTGGTTCATGATCCCCGGCTACGCGATAGCCCTTGGAATTTCTTTTTTCGTGCCGAAAATTTATACGGCCATCGCCTTCGACTCCGGTGGAGTGGCCTCCGGCCCGATGACGACGGCTTTCCTGCTTCCCCTTGCCCAGGGCGCCTGCCTGGCGCTGGGCGGCGACGTGGTGACGGATGCCTTCGGCGTTGTGGCAATGGTAGCAATGACGCCGCTTATTACCATACAGCTTCTGGGACTTGTATCGCAGCTTAAGACCAGGCCGCAGAAGGAAGCCGTGCCTGTCCAGGGTGCTGCCCATGCTTATGAGCTTTTGGCAGACGACGCAATCATCGAATTGTAG
- a CDS encoding nucleotide pyrophosphohydrolase codes for MMEKDFYTFEDLVEIVAALRRGCPWDQVQTHESMKKYLVEECSEVLEAIDAGDMDNLCEELGDVLYQIMMHSEMEKEKGNFTAADVVDGICKKMVRRHPHVFGDPETGAPNGTGKSWEELKSLERGLREKERENRKKP; via the coding sequence ATGATGGAAAAGGATTTTTACACGTTTGAGGATCTGGTGGAGATCGTTGCCGCCCTGCGCCGGGGCTGTCCGTGGGATCAGGTGCAGACCCATGAATCCATGAAGAAATACCTGGTGGAGGAATGCAGCGAGGTTCTGGAGGCCATCGACGCAGGCGATATGGACAATCTCTGCGAGGAGCTTGGGGACGTTCTGTACCAGATCATGATGCACAGCGAGATGGAAAAGGAAAAAGGCAATTTCACGGCTGCCGACGTGGTGGACGGCATCTGCAAAAAAATGGTGCGCCGCCATCCCCATGTGTTCGGGGATCCGGAAACGGGGGCTCCTAACGGAACCGGAAAAAGCTGGGAGGAGCTCAAAAGCCTCGAACGCGGGCTGCGGGAAAAAGAGCGTGAAAACCGCAAAAAACCTTGA
- the tilS gene encoding tRNA lysidine(34) synthetase TilS translates to MADGGEGVLAAVSGGADSVCLLVILKELSKRLGIRLHAFHLNHGLRGAEADRDEKAAGDLCEKLMVPYTAVKEDVRAWAHEHGMSEEEAGRHLRYFHLEETAEKYGLSRIAVAHHMDDSAETVLFHLFRGTGLKGLSGIPPVRGNIIRPLLCLRRREIEEYLRGRGIGWCDDSTNSLSEYSRNKIRNELMPWAEEKLNGQAAAHVLAAAGIAAQADAYFEALAETILSDGRSSGVPEYAVETAVLDAQPEIARDYLIRALIGRAAGGKKDISARHVKAVLSLTGPGGGGQTDLPGGLTARRGYRYLEILAESGGDFKEDGGPLVLAPLKDGGTAAGEFPDGGGTFVMRRFAAASVPDFSRNFPKNQCTKWFDYDKIKGNVSVRRRQQGDFFLISGGKKKSLKRYLIDEKIPREERERLFLFAEGSHILWVPGHRISEYYKISETTETILEIQICKGERHG, encoded by the coding sequence ATGGCAGACGGAGGAGAGGGCGTCCTGGCGGCCGTGTCGGGAGGCGCCGATTCCGTGTGCCTTCTTGTTATTTTAAAGGAGCTTTCAAAGCGGCTGGGGATCCGGCTTCACGCGTTCCACTTGAACCACGGGCTCCGGGGTGCAGAGGCGGACAGGGATGAAAAGGCTGCGGGAGACCTCTGTGAGAAATTGATGGTACCATATACGGCAGTAAAAGAAGACGTCAGGGCCTGGGCGCATGAGCATGGGATGTCGGAGGAAGAGGCCGGCCGCCATTTAAGGTATTTCCACCTGGAGGAGACGGCCGAAAAGTACGGTCTAAGCCGCATCGCCGTGGCGCACCACATGGACGACAGCGCCGAAACCGTGCTGTTCCATCTGTTCCGCGGGACAGGGCTTAAGGGGCTTTCGGGAATCCCGCCGGTCAGGGGGAACATCATCCGGCCGCTCCTTTGTCTGCGGCGCAGGGAGATTGAGGAATACCTTCGCGGGCGGGGAATCGGCTGGTGCGACGACTCCACCAACAGCCTTTCGGAATACAGCAGGAACAAGATCCGCAACGAGCTGATGCCATGGGCGGAGGAGAAGCTCAACGGGCAGGCGGCCGCCCATGTGCTTGCGGCGGCAGGGATTGCGGCCCAGGCCGATGCATATTTTGAGGCGCTGGCGGAAACCATTCTTTCAGACGGAAGAAGCAGCGGCGTGCCGGAATATGCCGTGGAGACGGCTGTTTTAGACGCGCAGCCGGAGATTGCGAGGGATTATTTGATCCGCGCCTTAATCGGCCGGGCGGCCGGCGGGAAAAAGGATATTTCCGCAAGGCATGTAAAAGCAGTGTTATCGCTTACGGGGCCTGGCGGCGGCGGACAAACGGATCTTCCGGGCGGCCTTACGGCAAGGCGCGGTTACCGGTATCTGGAGATTTTGGCAGAGAGCGGCGGGGATTTTAAGGAGGATGGCGGGCCGCTTGTTTTAGCCCCTTTAAAAGACGGCGGGACGGCGGCCGGGGAGTTTCCGGACGGCGGAGGGACTTTTGTCATGCGGCGGTTTGCGGCCGCCAGTGTGCCGGATTTTTCCAGAAACTTTCCAAAAAACCAGTGTACGAAATGGTTTGATTATGATAAAATAAAAGGCAACGTGTCTGTGAGGAGACGGCAGCAGGGCGATTTTTTCCTGATTTCCGGCGGAAAGAAGAAAAGCCTGAAGCGGTATCTGATTGACGAAAAGATTCCGAGGGAGGAACGGGAGCGGCTGTTCCTTTTTGCGGAGGGGAGCCATATCCTGTGGGTGCCAGGGCACCGCATCAGTGAATACTACAAGATATCAGAGACAACAGAAACAATACTGGAAATACAGATTTGCAAAGGAGAAAGACATGGCTGA
- the ftsH gene encoding ATP-dependent zinc metalloprotease FtsH, whose translation MKQNQQIRGLGLILLVVALLTFASSLTRGGSLFNDNMSHQEFMMAIENKTIEAVEIHQNKQTPTGCLTILMTDGDRRDVPVSDVIKAEQLLEENGIDYELMDVPQDNYLMTVILPIGLSAVVIMFIMMYMNARLNSGGGNSKMMNFGKSRAKMSRTNSINFTKVAGLEEEKEELEEIVDFLKEPKKYTDVGARIPKGVILVGPPGTGKTLLAKAVAGEAGVPFFSISGSDFVEMFVGVGASRVRDLFEEAKRNAPCIVFIDEIDAVARRRGTGMGGGHDEREQTLNQLLVEMDGFGINEGIIVMAATNRVDILDPAILRPGRFDRKVGVGRPDIKGREEILMVHSKEKPLGDDVDLKRVAQTTAGFTGADLENLMNEAAIHAAKENRRFLKQRDIDQAFVKVGIGAEKKSKVISEKEKKITAYHEAGHAILFHVLPDMGPVHTISIIPTGMGAAGYTMPLPEKDEMFNTKGKMLQTIMVSLGGRIAEELIFGDVTTGASQDIKQATAIARAMVTQYGMSEKVGMINYGSDEDEVFIGRDLAHTRSYGEDVATAIDGEVKRIIDECYEKAKQIIMEHEPVLHKCCEILLEKEKIGQEEFEALFV comes from the coding sequence TTGAAACAGAACCAGCAGATTCGGGGGCTTGGGCTTATTCTTCTTGTGGTGGCGCTGCTCACATTTGCGTCCAGCCTCACAAGGGGCGGCAGCCTGTTCAATGACAACATGTCCCATCAGGAATTCATGATGGCTATCGAGAATAAGACCATTGAGGCAGTGGAAATCCATCAGAACAAGCAGACGCCTACGGGGTGCCTTACGATCTTAATGACGGACGGCGACAGGCGCGACGTGCCGGTTTCCGACGTTATCAAGGCGGAACAGCTTTTAGAGGAAAACGGCATCGACTATGAACTCATGGATGTGCCTCAGGATAACTACCTGATGACCGTGATCCTGCCGATTGGGCTTTCGGCAGTCGTTATCATGTTCATCATGATGTACATGAACGCGCGGTTAAACAGCGGCGGCGGAAATTCCAAAATGATGAATTTCGGAAAAAGCCGTGCGAAGATGAGCCGCACCAACTCCATCAATTTTACCAAGGTCGCAGGGCTTGAGGAGGAAAAAGAGGAGCTGGAGGAGATCGTTGACTTTTTAAAGGAGCCGAAAAAGTACACGGACGTGGGCGCCAGGATTCCCAAGGGCGTCATTCTTGTGGGCCCTCCGGGAACGGGAAAAACTTTGCTTGCAAAGGCTGTGGCCGGGGAAGCCGGTGTTCCGTTCTTCTCCATTTCCGGCTCGGATTTCGTAGAAATGTTCGTCGGCGTGGGCGCGTCGAGAGTCCGCGACCTTTTTGAGGAGGCCAAGCGGAACGCCCCGTGCATTGTGTTCATCGACGAGATTGACGCCGTTGCGAGACGGCGCGGCACAGGCATGGGCGGCGGCCACGACGAGAGGGAGCAGACCTTAAACCAGCTTCTGGTGGAGATGGACGGCTTCGGCATCAACGAGGGCATCATTGTCATGGCGGCCACGAACCGCGTCGATATCCTTGACCCGGCCATTCTGCGTCCCGGCCGCTTTGACAGGAAGGTGGGCGTTGGCCGTCCGGATATCAAGGGCCGCGAGGAGATCCTCATGGTGCATTCCAAGGAAAAACCCCTGGGCGACGACGTGGATTTGAAGCGGGTGGCCCAGACGACGGCCGGATTCACCGGCGCCGATCTGGAAAACCTCATGAACGAGGCGGCAATCCATGCGGCAAAAGAAAACCGCCGCTTTCTTAAACAGAGGGACATCGACCAGGCCTTCGTGAAGGTGGGCATCGGCGCCGAGAAGAAGAGCAAGGTGATTTCCGAAAAGGAGAAGAAAATCACGGCCTACCACGAGGCGGGCCATGCGATCCTGTTCCATGTACTGCCGGATATGGGGCCAGTCCACACGATTTCCATCATCCCCACGGGCATGGGGGCGGCCGGCTACACGATGCCGCTTCCGGAAAAGGATGAGATGTTCAACACGAAGGGGAAGATGCTCCAGACGATCATGGTTTCCCTGGGCGGCCGGATTGCCGAGGAGCTGATTTTCGGCGACGTGACGACGGGAGCTTCCCAGGACATCAAGCAGGCCACGGCCATTGCAAGAGCCATGGTGACCCAGTACGGCATGTCGGAGAAGGTGGGCATGATTAACTATGGAAGCGACGAGGACGAGGTCTTCATCGGGCGCGACCTGGCCCACACAAGAAGCTACGGCGAGGACGTGGCGACGGCCATCGACGGCGAGGTGAAGCGGATCATTGATGAATGCTATGAAAAAGCGAAGCAGATCATCATGGAACATGAGCCGGTTCTCCATAAGTGCTGTGAAATCCTGCTGGAAAAGGAAAAAATTGGACAGGAAGAATTTGAGGCACTGTTTGTTTAA